A genomic stretch from Argiope bruennichi chromosome 2, qqArgBrue1.1, whole genome shotgun sequence includes:
- the LOC129962243 gene encoding glutamate receptor ionotropic, kainate 4-like, whose product MVEFPNFLRVAIVPKIGIFDVKKENRSIVTKNGSVVIEGGSENEILELLSSALNFKYQVLAPADEDWGNYLGNNTWSGTIGMVYRGEADLAIGKIAITESRALALDYSYPYDIERLTFGTKIPGLVPKYASFIWPFSWGLWIGIFLILIFMSVMLHILLCKNYSLQTLGVKIFGNLLHQQLNIEYRKCSDKILITGWLLGSMFISYSYNAVLLSFLTIPQRNKGIRYLDELAEAVGKGSYRCMVFSGDSHAEIFRRSPQPSVQRMGNLILENNWKIRALSSAAKEVMADGRTAVVAPKFFFQNILANQALISHDSLSAITRALFFRKDFCCKELMDKYIHRIAAGGFYPRYLNLQLYQRQFSTASAASSNTDSSFKSLKIKDMLSAFLLLFLGYFLAFFALIVEKCHFKKINTKK is encoded by the coding sequence ATGGtggaatttccaaattttttgcgTGTCGCCATTGTACCAAAAATAGGCATATTTGATGTCAAGAAAGAAAACAGATCAATAGTGACCAAAAATGGATCGGTAGTAATTGAAGGAGGATCGGAAAATGAGATTCTTGAGCTACTTTCCAGTGCTCTAAACTTCAAATATCAAGTTCTTGCCCCTGCTGATGAGGATTGGGGTAATTATTTGGGAAATAATACTTGGTCAGGGACGATTGGTATGGTGTATCGAGGAGAGGCAGATCTTGCAATTGGCAAGATTGCAATCACAGAAAGTAGAGCATTAGCATTAGACTATAGCTATCCATACGACATTGAAAGGTTGACCTTTGGAACTAAGATACCAGGACTAGTTCCAAAATATGCATCCTTCATTTGGCCATTTTCTTGGGGATTATGGATCGGAATTTTCCTAATTCTGATATTTATGTCTGTAATGCTTCATATATTGCTATGCAAGAACTATTCTCTTCAGACTCTTGGTGTTAAAATATTTGGGAACCTTTTACATCAGCAACTGAATATTGAATATCGCAAATGcagtgataaaattttaattactggcTGGTTGCTAGGATCCATGTTTATATCATATAGCTACAATGCTGTCTTGCTGTCCTTCCTAACAATTCCTCAAAGAAATAAAGGTATAAGGTATTTAGATGAACTTGCGGAAGCAGTTGGGAAAGGTTCTTACAGATGTATGGTCTTCAGTGGCGACTCCCATGCGGAAATTTTTCGCAGAAGCCCTCAGCCATCAGTTCAGCGCATGGGAAATCTTATTTTAGAGAATAACTGGAAAATACGTGCTCTTAGCAGTGCTGCAAAAGAAGTCATGGCTGATGGACGTACAGCAGTAGTTGCTccaaaattcttctttcaaaatatccTGGCAAATCAAGCTCTCATTTCACATGATTCGTTGTCTGCAATAACTAGAGCATTATTCTTCAGAAAAGACTTTTGTTGCAAAGAATTGATGGATAAGTATATTCACAGAATAGCTGCCGGAGGTTTTTACCCCCGATATCtgaatttacaattatatcagAGGCAATTCTCAACAGCATCGGCTGCATCAAGTAATACAGATAGCTCTTTCaagagtttgaaaataaaagatatgctATCTGCTTTCCTCTTACTTTTTCTTGGTTATTTCCTAGCATTTTTTGCATTGATTGTGGAAAAATGTcactttaaaaagataaatacaaaaaagtag